The nucleotide window AGCCGGCGCGTGCGTGCCGCCGGAGTGCTGGTTGCCGTTGTTGCGCTGCCCGGAGTGTCCGCCGTCGTGGCCGGATGCTCCGTTGCCGCCGTTGCCGGTGGACTTGCTGCGCGGACGGCGTTCCTGGGCGGGCTGCGCGGTCTGGCGGTGCTTGACGACGGGGTCGTGGTGGATGACGATTCCACGTCCGGCGCAAGCCTCGCAGTTTTCGCTGAAGGATTCGAGCAGACCGAGACCGAGCTTCTTGCGGGTCATCTGCACGAGGCCGAGCGAGGTGACCTCGGCCACCTGGTGCTTGGTGCGGTCGCGGCTGAGGCACTCGACCAGGCGGCGAAGCACCAGGTCCCGGTTGGACTCGAGCACCATGTCGATGAAGTCGACGACGATGATGCCGCCGATGTCCCGCAGGCGCAGCTGGCGTACGATCTCGTCGGCCGCCTCGAGGTTGTTCTTGGTGACGGTCTCTTCGAGGTTGCCGCCGGAGCCGACGAACTTGCCGGTGTTGACGTCGACGACGGTCATCGCCTCTGTGCGGTCGATCACGAGCGAACCGCCGGAGGGCAGCCAGACCTTGCGGTCCAAGGCCTTCTCGATCTGTTCGGAGATGCGGTACTCGTCGAAAGCGTCGATCTCGCCCTCGTAGCGCTGGACGCGCTCGACCAGGTCGGGGGCGACCTGGCGCAGGTAGGACTCGATGACTTCCTGGGCGTCATCACCGGAGATGACCATCTTGTGGAAGTCCTCGTTGAAGACGTCGCGCACGATCTTGATCAGCAGGTCGGGTTCGCTGTGCAACAGGGCCGGTCCGGACACGGTCTCCACCTGCTTGGCGATGGAGGCCCACTGGCTCGTCAGGCGGTTCACGTCGAGGGTGAGCTGTTCGTCGGTCGCGCCCTCGGCCGCGGTGCGCACGATGACGCCGACGTTGTCGGGCAGGACCTCCTTGAGGATCTTCTTCAGGCGCGCTCGTTCGGTGTCGGGCAGCTTGCGGCTGATGCCGTTCATTGAACCGTTGGGAACGTAGACGAGGTAGCGGCCGGGCAGCGACACCTGGCTGGTCAGCCGGGCGCCCTTGTGGCCGATCGGGTCCTTGGTGACCTGCACGAGAACCTTGTCGCCGGGCTTGAGGGCCAGTTCGATGCGGCGCGTCTGGCTGCCGCCCGGGGAGTTCACCGCTGCGGCGTCCCAGTCGACTTCGCCGGAGTAGAGCACGGCGTTGCGGCCGCGTCCGATGTCGACGAAGGCAGCTTCCATGCTCGGCAGCACGTTCTGCACGCGGCCGAGGTAGACGTTGCCGATCAGCGAGGCATCCTGGTTCTTGGCCACGTAGTGCTCAACGAGCACGCCGTCTTCGAGAACGCCGATCTGGATCTTGTTGTGCTTGGCGCGCACGACCATGGCGCGGTCGACGGACTCACGGCGGGCGAGGAACTCGGCCTCCGTGATGACCGGGCGGCGGCGGCCGGCGTCGCGGCCGTCGCGGCGGCGCTGCTTCTTGGCTTCGAGGCGGGTCGAGCCCTTGATGCGCTGCGGTTCGGTGATGAGTTCGGGTTCACGCGGGGTGCGCACGCGCACCACGGTGTTGGCGGGGTCGTCGCTGCGGCCCTCTTCGCCGGTGCGTCGGCGTGCGCGGCGGCGCACTGTCGAGGCCTCTTCGGAGTCGTCGTCCTCATCGTCGAGCACGCGTCCACCGGTACGCACAGGGGCCGGCAGGATCGCCGGCGCCTGGAAGATCAGGGATGTGGTCGGGCGGCGAACCACCTCGACGCTCTCGTCGAACGGAGTCGGCAGCGCGGGGAATGCGACCGGCTGGTCGAGCGCGTCCACGTTCAGCGCGTCAACATCAACGACCGACGCTACGACGGATGAGGCTGCGGGGACGGAGGTCCGTTGCGCCTCTGCGGCCGGTGCGTCCTGCTGAGCTGGGGCTGCCTTCCTGGTTGTTTTGCGAGTGCCGAACAGGCCCTTGCGCTTCTT belongs to Cryobacterium sp. SO2 and includes:
- a CDS encoding Rne/Rng family ribonuclease, which gives rise to MVEDNENKKRKGLFGTRKTTRKAAPAQQDAPAAEAQRTSVPAASSVVASVVDVDALNVDALDQPVAFPALPTPFDESVEVVRRPTTSLIFQAPAILPAPVRTGGRVLDDEDDDSEEASTVRRRARRRTGEEGRSDDPANTVVRVRTPREPELITEPQRIKGSTRLEAKKQRRRDGRDAGRRRPVITEAEFLARRESVDRAMVVRAKHNKIQIGVLEDGVLVEHYVAKNQDASLIGNVYLGRVQNVLPSMEAAFVDIGRGRNAVLYSGEVDWDAAAVNSPGGSQTRRIELALKPGDKVLVQVTKDPIGHKGARLTSQVSLPGRYLVYVPNGSMNGISRKLPDTERARLKKILKEVLPDNVGVIVRTAAEGATDEQLTLDVNRLTSQWASIAKQVETVSGPALLHSEPDLLIKIVRDVFNEDFHKMVISGDDAQEVIESYLRQVAPDLVERVQRYEGEIDAFDEYRISEQIEKALDRKVWLPSGGSLVIDRTEAMTVVDVNTGKFVGSGGNLEETVTKNNLEAADEIVRQLRLRDIGGIIVVDFIDMVLESNRDLVLRRLVECLSRDRTKHQVAEVTSLGLVQMTRKKLGLGLLESFSENCEACAGRGIVIHHDPVVKHRQTAQPAQERRPRSKSTGNGGNGASGHDGGHSGQRNNGNQHSGGTHAPAQADAAKAGHGTHGITEDAKHALALIAARTISRSLTGSIPVIAPTDAGQDGETALPATAFADQPVTEPAVVTESAAATSDGANTDTANDSGAEPTERSQTTRSNGRGNRGRSGGRGGQTSDGAGDTESAGEPAAVPVGEPTTAESNSTSAGTPETDAVEILDIPVTKSPRSRRPVSKQVTDQLLDSVLDSLPEPKQPGQGRSRSRRVTTNGGPTATVQPIVVPTQDNR